Sequence from the Ziziphus jujuba cultivar Dongzao chromosome 9, ASM3175591v1 genome:
AATGACAGatacaaaaccaataaaatggAGAAATAAAGACATTTATATCAAGTTAAAAAGAATGGAGCAGAATTTTATTCAAAGTCAACGGTAATAAAAAGACGACGTTTGAATTCCACAATTAGTAAGGTGTGGTACATCCACACTGAGTAACACAACCATTTCATTTTTGGTCTCTCagtctctgtttctctctcagCCATGGCTTCCTCAGCACGGCCCGAAAACTCAGCCGCCGGTGGCCAAAACCCTAAGAAAACGTTGGGGTTTATAGCCAACGCCGTGAAACGCAAAGATAGCTTCATTCAGTTCTTCGCCATGACGGGAATTTTGCTTCTCAGTGTCAGGTCCCTTGGCCAGAAGTACCGCATCCACGATCTTCAAGAAGACACCTACGCTCTCAAACAAGAGCAAGAAACCCTAGCCGACCGGATGAAGAACATCAAGCAGGCGCTTCTCCAAGAGGCCTCTCGGGAGCCCACCGGTCTTTTCGCTTCCAGGCTTCGCCGTCTCTTTGGTGAAAattaatcactttttttttttccccctatttagttggtttcaaaattttgatctaAGTAAGTTATGAGAAATCTGTATGATTTAATTTCTGGTTATGAATGAAggatttatagtttttagaacAAGCAGGACTTATAGCATTTGGAGGCATGTGTTCTGTGTttgtttaaaattgtttttttggttattttagctTGATTAATAAAAACCACAAAGATTAGAAAATGCACTAATTTGTTGTTTGAGGTGGGCCTTTTCAAATCTGGGAATCAAAAGTTGAAGTGTGGGAGTTTGGTTTGTCTTCTGTTTCCTTTCATACAATTTGAATGATGTGGAAAACTAGAGATACTTTGATTTGGAATGGATTTGATGTTAGAATAAGGTATAATTGATGTTAGATTGGTATTTGTTAGAATGAGAAAGGGCCTCATTGGAAAATTACCCTTTTGGATGATTTAGATTTGGAACGAGAATTAAtgtactataaaaataaaaataaaataaaataattgtagaATGGGTAGCACAGGTTATTCAAAGTTTCTTCATTTGTTCATGTGAGTAGTTTTAGAATGGTACTCAATTCTTGTGTGTTTATATAGAGGAGATGAGAATTTTTCACTTTCTGTTTATGATCGACAATCATGGTGTTTTCCAGGATATCCATTGATCTACAATACTTAATCAACATTTTAGACTCTTTAACATTCATGTTAAAAATGAGAAACCATGCGAACCTGACTTCTTGGAATGTGACTGTTATACTTTGGGTAAAGTTGAAAAGCAAAAGATAGTTACCTGGTAGTCAGTTGAGTGATGAGTCAAAGTCCAGTTTTCTCTTCTGACGGTTCAAGTGGGAACTCAGAAGAGCATGCTTGTAGCTTAGTTAATGCAGTTTCACACCTGGGGTCTTTGGATATCTTAACCAAAGAGGATCGGGCAAAACATAATAGACTTGGAAGACAAACTGACCCCTTGTTAAGCGTTTAGCAAGTGGTGACATAAGATTGTTTCTTTTATGCTATGGAAAGCACTATATCT
This genomic interval carries:
- the LOC107427616 gene encoding uncharacterized protein LOC107427616 → MASSARPENSAAGGQNPKKTLGFIANAVKRKDSFIQFFAMTGILLLSVRSLGQKYRIHDLQEDTYALKQEQETLADRMKNIKQALLQEASREPTGLFASRLRRLFGEN